CTGTTACATACAAATGTAGTTTTCTATGTCGTCAATGTATGAAgatattattaatcaaaaagGTAACTTATTTATTCGCCGACTTAGTAAATCTAGACACATCTAACTTCTTCTAGTTTCAACATTGCAACGGAGAACGGAAAGAGTACAAACcgagaataatattttttgtacgtcATTATCAAGATCGCGTGTCGTacaaacacaatttataaaCAGTATGAAATATCATTCGATACCAGAAGATAGTACCCAAAACtatctaaatacatttttatcgaAAATTTGTTACTATATCATTAATCTTCGATTTACCATATTTGTATATTCTAACCTGAAATATCCCCAGCTTTTATTAGAATCAAGAGCTTCTTCAATTTGTTGCATGACATCGAGAAACATTGGTAAAGTGCACATACTATCTGTATTCTAcatcataatattgtaattactcTCGTCGAAAGACAAACACTTAACTTGAGCACCCACGTTCattgtttaatacataacaTAGCGGtggaatatattatgtaaactcAACTAAGTATTTTACATAACGAGCGGggaaacttataaatatatcgTGGAAAATAGCTGTCTATTTTAGCACTACCTTGCTTTAGAAATTGTTTCGTAGCGcggaaattttgttttattttttgctacaGTCCTTGTTATGATTCGGACGTGAGTTAGGTACAAAAATTTCGTGTACGAAAATCCAGCTTGTATTTTCACGTAAACAGTAATAACGAGGTTTTCCATGTGTAGAAATTTATGATACATTTGAGAAAAACtcttacaaattttataaatgcgaaagcttCTTGGGatgaatgtataaataaataaataaatattattggacaactcacacacggtcatttgattccaaactaagcagagcttgtactatggtaaccaaataactgataaacatacttatatacttctaaatacatacttatatagatacattaacatccaggctcagaacaaatactcgtgctcatcacacaaagatttgtcccgggtgggatttgaacccaccacaccaccacgtatgtttgtttgttactctttaatgAAATAACTACTATGTGGATGTGGATGAGATTTTGTAcacagatatattatatttatagtcaGGATTAACACATacgagtataatattttttaccccgggaaatctttttacgtGGACAAAGGTGCGGGCAGGAATTAGTAATTGATAAAAGTTTCGAATGGTAAAGGAGGAGCTAACTGTAGTTATTTTATCTCCTTGGTTTTCCTCTTGTATTTATCAAAGTAgtgatatatataaatattgaaaggaGCAGGAAGGAAGGGCGGATATGTAAATAACGACAACGAGCAGTGTTTaaagcttattatttttgtacattgttATATGCATAATTAGTACAGACAAATTTATTAAACGGTAGGCAAAACTCTAGTTACTTTAGCGAAAAccaattaatacatacataattgtgATGGTACAATGTTTAACTAATACGATTGTATAAATACTTAACAGCCAGTAAGTAAATGcactatacatataaaaataattatctatttacaCAAATCAACTCTTTATTAATACAGAAGTGACTCTTTGACAATAGAATCGGTGTAATAAGTTACCGTGAACACTGTTGCGTTCGCCACACATCCAACTATATACTTCATCATGCTGAGGGACAACTTGCCTTCAATTTAAACAAGCTTggtataaaactaaattgtagttttcacaaataaatacgCCTGTATTTGTCTCTAGTGATTTTAACTCTACATATGGCGCGCAATTTGATTGAATGTGGTCATCCCTCACTGACAAaagattacaaataattaatagatGTGTGGACACCGCATCTTAGTTTCTATAAGTACATACCGTAGAAACTATTACaacaaataagaaatactaTTTTGCTCTTATTCTAATACATAGCCTAAGTCGCGTACAAACGCAACACGAACTGCAGTATCAACATGcttatttgtaattaatctCCTAAATAATACACAAGTATAAGAAATTCGGTAAAATGCTTCCATTACTTGGTTATAGGCAAGTTATAATACTACGCGAAGTGCTCAACTCGATAACATGTCGtgcaataataatgtaaaagtaaacaaaaatatttattatttatatataattttgagTTATATTCTACAGTTCACAGATCGACTCCAAAACTCGACTAAACAATCTGGAGATCACGaaactatttctaatacttaCACAACTCGAATATTACAAGTGTTCATAATGAGCCGCGCGCACACTCTACGAGACTTATCgacgaatataattttaataatgaaaatgttatattattttcaatacaacgTCATCGATAATGGTAAAGTCAATCCGATACATAATCCTAGTCTGTTTCACTTTGGTTTGATTCAGACTTTAATACTCGGTTCATGTTCACCTTTCTGAGCTGAAACGATACTAATGTTCCGGTTTCTTCGTGAAAGGATTCATTGTTACACCGTCTTGTAGATCAGTTACattgatatacatacatacatatagttaaataatgtgtgtgtatgtttttatgcgtgtgtttgtgtgtgcgCGGCGTCCGTCGCAGTACACTGTATGTAAAACATTACGTATCTCACTATGCGTCCATTTTGTATCACAATACGTGTCACTGCGCCTTAGTGCTGCTTTACTGTACTGCTTCTACCtgagaataaaaatagaattattcTACTTTTTAGCTATCCAAATAAGACTATTATTATCTCCATgggaataaattttaaacaaaataaatatttatgctaaGTGTTCAACCATTAGTTATTACTTACTAGTGACTATCAAAGTAATATAAAGTAAGCTAATCTCCTATTTTATCTGCTCAAAGTTTAACCGTATTAAGATTTGACATTTAGTCGATACGATTTCGATATTATCAACCTTGTCGTATCGAAAGTAGAACACACGTTAACAAGATGTAGTGAAACTCACCCTCGTCCATGGTGTACGTTTATCGTCCATGGCAGGACTTGCAGCAGTAGTCGGCGTAGTATGGGTAGTGACAGAGACGCGCCTGCACTGCCAGCGCGCAGTTGTTCAGTTTATCCACGCACGCTCCTGTGCATACAAACATTGCATACATTTCTTAGTATTTATACGTAATTTATTAGATCGTTTAGGTTtgttcgtttaaataaaaatcaggTAGTTTCAACAAgggtagtatttaaataattctgtccacctataatataattaattactctaTGATGAGCCTGAGACAAAACAGGCTTGGACTACAAGGTTTTGTAGGGACAGTATTTCTTTTGACAatggtaaaatattaaactaatgcATTTGCTATGTCATTTTTTGAGTTTACAACGTATTTGTGGTTATGTTGACCGTCCTTACCGTCAGCGTAAGACCTCTCTCGTACGTTTTGTGTAATATGGCTTTGGTGTCTAGTCACACGCTGTTGCGGATCTGaaactaaaaattaatatttaatcttCAATATTCCAAGTGTTGTCAAAAACCACCTATATGCAGTATTACTTTTATGGGCTCTCCTTTCAAatcttatcatatttttaacttaacaaTCGATTAAATGATAACTATCATAGTTACTCGCGACTTATTTCATTGACGAGTAGTTATCGATCGATCTGACAAATGTAAGGTATCGAAactaatgtaatttattttactaatattattaatcagATATAGATATGATATCTTCAAACAATCACTTAATTGTAATccgttatacatattttatcgaTCTACATGATTATCTATGGTTACGAAACATCAAATCGGAAACAGTGGGGGCTAAAACGTTCTATATATTCATTTCAACAAGTGAAAAATctaaaaccatatttaaaacaaactaaatttaCAATTGTTACTTTAGATACAGAAAGGCATCACATCACATCAAAGGAATTTGCATTGCCATTCGGCAAAAATCTTCGACGTCAGGCAGGCTTACAATCGAGAAAGCTACGCTAAGTCTACGCAGATCGTCAAAAAGAAGTTACAGCAGGTCAGGGGGTGTCTGTGGCTCACCTGAGGGTGGCTGGTCGGGACGCGGGGTGGAGGCAGGCGGGCCGCTGGAGCATCGCGCCGGCACACAGGAGCGACGCGCGGGCGGTCGCACGCCGCCGCACTCCGTGTCGCGCGCAGCACCGCCCGCGCCGTCAGCACCTCCGCGCGCGCACCACACGGTACGCGCCTGTACGCCCGCCGAGCACGCGCCTGTACACTGTGCACCCACATATACGTATTATACCGACAGGAATCAACCTTACTGAAATTATTGAAAGATAGAGGCGAGATCTGTTCGAAAAGGTGTTCCGAGAAATTCAAcgacaacatttttttacaggGACGAGGCATTGTTTCGTGATTTCGAATACGTAAATATACGATACGACGCCAAATGGTAAAATTGAAGCGAATGTGACGTATCTTCAGATATTAGTATTTGAGAAATTTATTTACTACATGAACTCCCGGGTGAGGTTTAGATCGATCAGTGGAGTTGTAGTCCTAACCCGTATAAGCGAGGGCGAGCCCGACGACAGTGGCATATTTGGAATTTTTGTCGATCGTTACTACTGCAAAGCCTTGATCTCTAATTTTAAGGGGGCATAAAAGCGTATAAACGGTGACTGGAAAATAGCATTCAAAGTAAATTTAGACCAAAATCCAAGGCTAGACTAGTTGCAAAACATCTGAAAATTATGGTTACGGTGTTATTGCGGTTAGCAATTATTTCCCTCATTTCAAATTGATGGGTAGAAGATAATTATGAGGTGAGCAAGAATATAATTTCAGCCGATAAGGTTTTCGCGACGTAATTGTTATTGCTGATCTTTCCAACTTGATGTTACATCATTATATCTGAATAACTGACGAATACAAATCACATTTACTGCAAGGatattttcaaactttattcttaaaacaattttgcTACTATACTCTTTCATCCATTAACACCCCCTCTGCTCAAAGTACAATCACGAGTGCCAGTgcccatttaaaaaaaatgtattttgtctttgttatattttttacttctgcTTGTATTTGCAgaaacaatgaataaaaatatcagtacACACACCTACATACTCGCAAACTCATTTCTATGCACTACGTACCTCGCTCCAGTCACTAAGGTACCAGGAAGGACTGCAGGTGCCTCCACATTCTCGCTTGGCGTCAGGTTTGGCTCCCCTACAGGAGGAGTCTCGCAGTCTTCTGCCGTTACCGCCGATACAGATCACACCGCGGACTTGGTATCCTCCGCATGTAGCGGAACATGGCGACCATTCACCTAGATCAAACTTGAAATTAGTGCATCAAGCTTTTTTATTGACAAGGCGATGATAAAATACTATCATTGTCGTCCTTAGACTTGGCAATGAGTCCCatagaaatcaaataaaaagattttatacatatctgcccaaattgatttgattgatgaatgtgattgtattttattattaaaaaaaacatctgcaAGTCATACTTGTAAACCATTGCGCGTCACACTGTTTTCTTATGGCGCAGGTTTGTGTCGACTCTGGAGCTCGATGCGATGTGCATCCGTTAGGATTCGCACACCGAACCCCACGAGATTGCACCCCTCCGCCAACACACCAGCCTAcacactgaaataaaaataacatataaataaacttatatagctataaaatctacttaaatataaatcgtcaataaaactttattatccACTTACACTATCAAGTGTCAAATTCGATAAATAAGGCagaaaaaatgatttattttttagctATCTGCACTATCAGGTAAAGATCTATCTTAATGAACTTAATGTCGATATAGTCTTAATGAAAAGTTATTAATGTATAGTACCTCAGACCACTCAGTGTAGAGCCATCCCCCTCCAGCATTAAAGTTGTAGTGTGGTGCCGGCGTGGTCGATATGTCGTTGTCTGTATAATTAGACACGAGAGAAATAACAGGACCTTCTCGGAAGGTGTCGGTGCGATCCTTAGGCCGAACCTGCCGCCTGGCGTCGAGTCGAGGCACGGCAGTCGTTACAGCGGTACCGTCACAGTTCGGAATGTCACACAATTCACTGCTCGGAGGCATTGGGAGTGGACATTTTTGATCACTTATctagaaaataaacaattgttaAGCCAATATCGATACCGAGAAAAATCTCTTTCCGTGGTAGCTTCTGCATTACCTTAGTAATACCGCGCGCATGGTCTTGCACGCAACCAACAATACGTGTCCTATGCGCTGGTCCACATACAGGGCAGGGTCCCCAAGCAGCGGCTCTCCAACGTGGTGGACATGGAGTACCTCCACAACGGCGCCTACGTGTCGGTGGAGGAGCTCCCTTACAATTGAACGGAGAAACCTCGCGATCACCCTTATCAGTAATTTCGGCACACTTGTACTTTCCGATTTGTAGTCCTCCGCCACAACTTCGCGAGCATTGTGAGAACTCCATGACTTTCCAAGTAAACCTTCTGCTCCCGATCACATTGCTATCGACTTGTGATTGACTCTCCAAATTATTGAAATCTGGTTTTGAAAGTGAAGGATTGGGTTTTGTCTCAAGGTCCCTGGTGTGGGCTTCAATATTATGATGCCTGTGATGACGCTGTGCCACGTGATGTGGTGGTGCAGGGTTTGAAGTCGGTATATCGTTACTGGTTTCGTCTGCTTCTAAGTCAGTCAAGAATTCGTATTTTATGTTCGGATTTGGTTGCGTATACAAAATCTGAAAGCATTATAAAAATAGGATTGTTAGGAACTTGTTGGTGACTGTAGCAAATTCAAAGCCAGAATCGAATACCAAGACATACCATAATGTCGATGGAGTGGTGTAACGGTCCGTGCACAAACACATGGTCCTGTCCAGCGTGTCGTGTGTAGAGGAagcgcgcgcccgccgcctcgTACGTGCCCGGTGCGCTCACCGCGAACTCACCGTTCATTATGTACGAGCCATTTGAAACTTTCAACGCTGCAAGCAAAAGCACATTTGTACCTATCGAATAAGCGAAATTAAACGAAAGTAATTGAATAAACAAGCGTTCAACAAATTATTGAACCCGCCTAAATTGCTAGTTGCTGCGTCATGCGAATAATTAACCACCAATTGTGCAGACGGCTACCTCCATTTATCTCACAATTTGCGGCGTAGGCGCCTCTATTGAAGAGTTGCGGCGCGGTACGCATGTGCAATTCCCATTAATCGATTCGACATCGATCTTTGCACCGCCGAACACTTCATCTCTCGATTAAGATGTCTCCTTTTGACCCTCTATTAATGATACACGTGatattttcaatcaaaaatcGATACTGACACAATTATGAGTGAGGTTACTTAACGAGACCAATGAGATGTTGGAATAGAGTGACCTACTTTTTCGAGGACATTTCTGCGGAGAGTTTGAAAGCTTTCAAATGAGGTCTTCCATACTGACCTAAATAGTTATCACTGGGCGTGATTTCAGAGACGTTGAGCCTGCAGGCGCCGCGTGGCACGGTGGTGACGTACGAGTAGCCGAGCGGCAGTCGCGGCCGAGAGAACAGCCCTGACACCAGCCGCCGCCCGCAACGTAGCTCGCGGGATGATGATGACGCTAACACTCCCTCACGACCTACCGCCTATGACAAAAagtttgaatttaaatgtttacagaatctgattttattttaaatatcatagaCAGTAGTGAGTGTTCACAGTTCATTACATTAATGTGCATATGATACAGACATTAACAATTCCCGCTCCTATCTTGTCGAATAAATGTAGACTGCCTCCATGGTTGTACAGATGATGGATTAGTCACGCTATTTCATATAGAGCGCTAAGATGATTTACGCGCTGAATATTAAGTTGTCAGCGCGTTACACGGGTGTCCAATCTTGGTCTGCCAACCAGGATTACGGAACTTCATATAACATGCACATTGACAACGGAAAATATTTCACGgtctttattatgtttttttactgaaatacaCTTTCATATGTACTTATCTTGAAGAGTATTATACCTCTAGAAAGTTATATTTCTTGTTGTGAAACGCAGATCGTTGACACATTACAATTTATACACAATATTACTCCTACAATGTAATCTATCAGAcgatcaacaaaaaataatcagcTAAACCAGAGCCAATTCGTACATAAACACACACATACTTTGAGTTTGTAAAGTAAATGAATCCTgtttcaataataacaatattaacctATATACCATATATTAACAACTTGTTTATCAAGCAGGGCAAGTCTACAATGTTAGCTCGAGCGATGCTAATCTTTGTTTTGATATAACTATCTACTTACACGCATAAACTGAGATTATACTATTTCTGGAGCTCCCGCCATCCAATCCActgattaattcaataaattgcCAAG
The sequence above is drawn from the Anticarsia gemmatalis isolate Benzon Research Colony breed Stoneville strain chromosome 17, ilAntGemm2 primary, whole genome shotgun sequence genome and encodes:
- the LOC142979746 gene encoding ADAMTS-like protein 4 → MMFQGPLLFYIFIMILAVCSRDSLIYAQTTSTEVGRPVSRTTEVYRTNATVYAWSSWGSWSACSKTCGGGVAVQERHCLPRDPARMRRSRKRRKLVRSAEHTRRVRNVIHAPNTTGPDCPGLARRYHECNTIACPGPVRDPRVEQCAVYDRRPFRGRFYTWVPYVDGDSPCTLNCRPRGQQFYASLALVVDGTPCTKPGFRAICVQGDCKAVGREGVLASSSSRELRCGRRLVSGLFSRPRLPLGYSYVTTVPRGACRLNVSEITPSDNYLALKVSNGSYIMNGEFAVSAPGTYEAAGARFLYTRHAGQDHVFVHGPLHHSIDIMILYTQPNPNIKYEFLTDLEADETSNDIPTSNPAPPHHVAQRHHRHHNIEAHTRDLETKPNPSLSKPDFNNLESQSQVDSNVIGSRRFTWKVMEFSQCSRSCGGGLQIGKYKCAEITDKGDREVSPFNCKGAPPPTRRRRCGGTPCPPRWRAAAWGPCPVCGPAHRTRIVGCVQDHARGITKISDQKCPLPMPPSSELCDIPNCDGTAVTTAVPRLDARRQVRPKDRTDTFREGPVISLVSNYTDNDISTTPAPHYNFNAGGGWLYTEWSECVGWCVGGGVQSRGVRCANPNGCTSHRAPESTQTCAIRKQCDAQWFTSEWSPCSATCGGYQVRGVICIGGNGRRLRDSSCRGAKPDAKRECGGTCSPSWYLSDWSECTGACSAGVQARTVWCARGGADGAGGAARDTECGGVRPPARRSCVPARCSSGPPASTPRPDQPPSVSDPQQRVTRHQSHITQNVRERSYADGACVDKLNNCALAVQARLCHYPYYADYCCKSCHGR